A window of the Desulforapulum autotrophicum HRM2 genome harbors these coding sequences:
- a CDS encoding SidJ-related pseudokinase: protein MTIPTRAGENVPESIEYRLLNQELDFPAAYMAVKAIGERLVRSAASVTDKTVNALIFLIQSKKFDTQKQALFLFRETAETLITILVTTPKGPGERIIPELQQILVSSTGHRHRAVGEALGNLPLAVKPVTPPDPGKTVVSSRSFEWITNALGIAGQAPFTWRGRSLTAPTQTGRIGVIKFLTPLEDPRNLAVETGWMDFFKIHEHFDFADFDIPRPIKDKEVCLFRIIEIPNTVVIPDKVHPEQLAIAFCAASNYYDYPNEPLDHGAPIDLPRVLGHNAELLGRTAAMGIVHTAVIPLFHNRVQQGRREDGGVYQWERSGRLDRWLESCRHPNFAVSGLRDFEHFAFVQNPRHLHHHIGSHLLSLILVAGSFFRNSLPAKRGNDALGNPVDARELFDLAMFNQAITCAMNRYYSGFTGVDAPPDLPPPSKDLLNSLIDEMGVDNHMEEILRIEDQDRMDNDAFISFLMDRGMALDKANLQERGKANISLSTGPHLGGFNQGISVPRLIDYIFSWASLCICGKFLEQKSSPLKQS, encoded by the coding sequence ATGACGATCCCAACCCGGGCAGGGGAAAATGTCCCAGAAAGTATTGAATATAGGCTGCTCAACCAGGAACTTGACTTTCCGGCAGCGTACATGGCTGTAAAAGCCATTGGTGAACGGCTTGTTCGATCCGCTGCAAGCGTGACCGACAAAACTGTTAACGCGCTGATTTTTCTCATCCAGTCAAAAAAATTTGACACCCAGAAACAGGCCCTTTTCCTTTTCCGGGAAACCGCCGAAACCCTGATAACCATTCTTGTCACAACCCCCAAAGGGCCGGGTGAACGCATTATCCCGGAACTTCAGCAGATCCTGGTTTCCAGCACAGGCCACAGACACAGGGCCGTGGGAGAGGCATTGGGCAATCTCCCCCTTGCCGTAAAACCCGTCACCCCCCCAGACCCGGGAAAAACCGTGGTGAGCTCACGATCGTTTGAATGGATCACCAATGCCCTTGGTATTGCCGGACAGGCACCCTTCACATGGCGGGGAAGAAGCCTGACCGCACCCACCCAGACCGGTCGTATCGGTGTTATCAAGTTTCTTACTCCCCTTGAAGACCCTCGAAATCTGGCAGTTGAAACCGGATGGATGGATTTTTTTAAAATCCATGAACACTTTGATTTCGCAGATTTTGACATTCCACGACCGATCAAGGACAAGGAAGTCTGCCTCTTCAGGATCATTGAAATCCCAAATACCGTTGTTATTCCCGACAAGGTTCACCCTGAGCAACTGGCCATTGCCTTTTGTGCTGCCAGCAACTACTACGATTACCCCAACGAACCCCTTGACCATGGAGCACCAATTGATCTGCCCCGGGTACTTGGCCACAATGCAGAGCTTCTCGGCCGAACTGCCGCCATGGGGATTGTTCATACGGCGGTTATCCCCCTGTTCCACAACCGAGTGCAGCAGGGTCGCAGGGAAGACGGTGGGGTTTACCAGTGGGAAAGAAGCGGCAGACTTGACCGCTGGCTTGAAAGCTGTCGTCACCCCAACTTTGCCGTATCCGGGTTAAGGGATTTTGAGCACTTCGCCTTTGTTCAGAACCCCAGACACCTGCACCATCACATCGGGTCCCACCTTTTAAGCCTCATCCTCGTAGCCGGCAGTTTTTTCAGAAACAGTTTACCGGCCAAACGCGGCAACGACGCCCTTGGCAATCCTGTGGATGCAAGGGAACTCTTTGACCTTGCCATGTTCAATCAGGCGATCACCTGCGCCATGAACCGTTACTATTCAGGCTTTACCGGCGTTGATGCGCCTCCAGATCTTCCCCCACCTTCAAAAGATCTGCTGAACTCCCTCATCGATGAAATGGGGGTTGACAACCATATGGAAGAGATCCTCAGAATCGAGGATCAGGACAGAATGGACAACGATGCGTTCATATCCTTTCTCATGGATCGTGGCATGGCTTTGGACAAGGCAAACCTCCAGGAACGGGGAAAGGCCAATATTTCCCTGAGCACCGGTCCCCACCTGGGTGGATTCAACCAGGGAATCTCAGTTCCCAGGCTCATTGATTATATTTTCTCCTGGGCATCCCTGTGCATCTGCGGCAAATTCCTCGAGCAGAAATCCAGCCCCTTGAAACAAAGCTAA
- a CDS encoding GumC domain-containing protein, with protein MSTSPGEPDDFTIGGHGPDNDEMSAAAFRQELNELKIEKLGNRITIISVIIPCLIGAIVWFAYMDIKDRMVDVHDTGQNEVQDVAETLGAKINAMTVDMAKIQHQLETTLKDLESGMAKLATAKAEKSEVKVDLARLEKSLSDRESATSKTLENELKKALTATESRVAEIIAKTAELEKSLGKQTAELDTAIQEMTAAIQEGKSGSAALVAQIAAQIADKEKTMAYLQKELGLVKIKANTLEQTTIDRKTLDRELARIKQQYQEEILKSQAQVSPGKSAPPKQPKTSESISEKDLLQ; from the coding sequence ATGAGCACCAGCCCCGGAGAACCGGACGATTTCACCATTGGCGGTCATGGGCCGGATAATGACGAAATGTCGGCGGCAGCCTTTCGTCAGGAGCTCAATGAACTCAAGATCGAAAAGCTCGGCAACAGAATCACCATTATTTCCGTCATAATTCCCTGTCTCATCGGTGCCATTGTCTGGTTTGCCTATATGGACATCAAGGACAGGATGGTGGATGTCCATGACACTGGACAGAACGAGGTTCAGGATGTTGCCGAAACCCTGGGGGCCAAAATAAACGCCATGACCGTGGACATGGCAAAGATTCAACACCAGCTTGAAACCACCCTCAAGGATCTTGAGTCAGGAATGGCTAAACTTGCAACGGCCAAGGCGGAAAAAAGCGAGGTTAAGGTCGACCTTGCCCGGTTGGAAAAAAGTCTGTCAGATCGGGAGTCAGCCACGTCTAAGACCCTTGAAAATGAACTGAAAAAAGCCCTGACCGCCACGGAGAGCAGGGTGGCTGAAATCATTGCAAAAACGGCTGAACTTGAAAAGAGTCTTGGGAAACAAACGGCTGAACTTGATACAGCCATTCAGGAAATGACGGCCGCCATCCAGGAGGGGAAGTCTGGATCTGCTGCCCTTGTCGCCCAGATTGCCGCCCAGATTGCCGACAAGGAGAAGACCATGGCCTATCTGCAAAAAGAGCTCGGCCTGGTCAAGATAAAGGCGAACACCCTTGAACAGACAACCATTGACCGAAAGACGCTGGACAGGGAACTTGCCCGGATCAAACAACAGTATCAGGAAGAAATATTAAAATCCCAGGCTCAAGTCTCCCCCGGGAAGTCAGCACCCCCGAAACAACCCAAAACATCAGAGAGCATCTCTGAAAAAGATCTGCTGCAGTAG